In the Candidatus Caldatribacterium sp. genome, CCCCCCTGGTTTGCCCTTGCAAGGCTTTTTCCGGTCACTGCGAGGTCGTCGTTTCGCTTCCGAAGCAGTCTCTCAGAGCTCCTCGTAGAGGTCCCTCCACTCAGGATTGAAGGAGGTGACGAGGGCGATTTTCTTTGCCCTTGAGCCACCTTTGATTTTCTTTTCCCAGAGAATTGCCTCTTCTGGATTGTCGAAGACTTCAAAGTACACAAGCTTCACCACGTTGTACTTTGCGGTGAAACCTGGAACGACTTTCGTCTTGTGTTCCCAGACCCTTCGTTTCAGGTCATTGGTTACCCCGGTGTAGAGGACGGTGTTCCGGGGATTGGTCATGATATAGACGAAGTACTGGCGTTCCATGGAAGAAAGCTTACCAGAAGGAATTCCTCTGGAAAAGGAGGACGTTGTCCAGAATGCGGGATGAATGTGAGATCGCTTCGCTGCGCTCGCGATGACCAGGAAAAGAGGCGCTCGCGATAACCGGGAAAAAGACCCCTGCAAGACACATGCAATGGTCACTGCGAGGTCGTAGTTTCGTCTCCGAAGCAGTCTCTATTCAGGGACCGTGATATCGCTTTGCAAACGAGAAGACAGGTTCGCGGTAACGTTCCAGGAATTACTGCAGGCAACGGGTAATCTTCTCCCTCACGAACTCAACCACTTCTTCTGCCAACCGCACCGCTTCGCAGGCGGCGTCTTTTGTGTACACCTTTGCGGGGATGCTGTCGGGGAGACTGTTCAGATACCTCGTCGGTACGTAGTATCCATCGAGCACTGCCCATCTTTTTGCCTTTTCTGAAAACCCGGCATCAAACCTTGATGCCGAAGCGCACAGTCTCTCCACCGAACGGCCAATAACTATCTCCTCTCCCTGAGCGTACAGGAAAGCCTTCAGGGCTTTCTCCCCTACCTGCTGGGCCAAAAAACACGCTATGTGGTAGCCTCCCCTTTCGGCCAGGTCTTTTGCCCATTTCAGGTCTTCTGTTGCCTGTTTAAGCCATCGCTTTCCCTCTTCAATCGCTTAATCGCTTCTCTTCTCATAGAGCAGAATCTCTTCCTCCATCACCTTCTTGAGGAAACCCGTTCCCTTCATCCTTTCAAATTCTTCAGGCGTGTAGCAGAGGATATCCGCATCCACCGGAAGGGCAAGCAGGGAGTAAAGCTCCTTCAGCCTTTCTGGAAACGGTTTATCCGTCTTCATCACTATGAGAATATCCAAATCGGTGAAAAGGTCAGTTCTCCCTCGAGCGTAAGAACCAAAGACACTGATTCTCTCCACTCTATCCCGGAGCTTTTTGACCACTTCTTCAGCTGACTTCCGCAGGAGTTCCACGTATTCTTCTCTTTTCCTGCGAGCGCGCTCGTCCATGCTCTCCCCCATCCCATTATACCATCAGGGGTATCCGACCCTCCTTCAAGGGAAATCCCCCAAGTGGTACAATGAGCAAAAAGCAGCCAGGGCCCGGAGGGGTTTTGTTGAAGGTCCTTGTCATCGGAGCCGGTGGACAGCTCGGCTCAGAAGTGGTGCGCGTTCTGCAGGGGGAACACGAGGTCATTCCCGCCACACGAAATGAAGCGGATGTCACGGACCTGTCGCAACTCCTTCCTTTTGTCTAGAGCATTTCACCCCAGGTCATAGTGAACGCCGCGGCGTACACCGATGTAGACGGATGCGAGGGCAATAGAGAGAAAGCCTTCCTTGTGAACGCCATTGGAGCCCGGAATGTGGCGGTGGCGGCAAGGGAAGTGGGTGCCAAACTTGTGCACATAAGCACCGATTACGTCTTTGACGGATGCAAGGGCACTCCCTACCTTGAGTACGATCCTCCAAATCCCCTGAACGTCTATGGTCTTTCGAAACTCCTTGGAGAACAGATGGTGCGAGAGCAAAACCCTCGCTCCTTCATCCTCCGAGTGGCCTGGCTCTACGGTTCCCGGGGGAAAAATTTCGTCAAAACGATACTCAGGCTTGCCCAGGAAAGAGAAGAAATACGCGTGGTGAACGACCAGCGGGGAACTCCCACCTTCGTGGGGGATGTTGCCCACGAGATCAAAGTGCTCATCGAGACGGATTGCTACGGCCTTTACCACTGCACCTCCCAGGGGAGCTGCACCCGTTATGAGTTTGCAAGAGAGATACTCCGCCTTGCCGGAATTCCTGCAAGAGTCGTCCCAGTAACAAGTGCCGAATTCCCCACACCCGCAAGGCGCCC is a window encoding:
- a CDS encoding GIY-YIG nuclease family protein, with amino-acid sequence MERQYFVYIMTNPRNTVLYTGVTNDLKRRVWEHKTKVVPGFTAKYNVVKLVYFEVFDNPEEAILWEKKIKGGSRAKKIALVTSFNPEWRDLYEEL
- a CDS encoding HEPN domain-containing protein, which gives rise to MEEGKRWLKQATEDLKWAKDLAERGGYHIACFLAQQVGEKALKAFLYAQGEEIVIGRSVERLCASASRFDAGFSEKAKRWAVLDGYYVPTRYLNSLPDSIPAKVYTKDAACEAVRLAEEVVEFVREKITRCLQ
- a CDS encoding nucleotidyltransferase domain-containing protein gives rise to the protein MDERARRKREEYVELLRKSAEEVVKKLRDRVERISVFGSYARGRTDLFTDLDILIVMKTDKPFPERLKELYSLLALPVDADILCYTPEEFERMKGTGFLKKVMEEEILLYEKRSD